ATTACCCTGATCCGTTTAaagtatttatttaaattatttttgttacTCTTTGACATGATTTATATGTTGGGTGTTTGTATAGACTAAAAAACCTAGTGGATTGTTAGATTAGTTGGGTATAAGTCTTTGGTTTGGATATATTGAATATATGCCCTAATAAGGTAATTCAATTTATCATATTTGTTTGTCAAATTTCATTCTATAAAAGTCACTGAACTACCTTTTGGACTATTATCTTTAAACTTTATGGATTTATCGGAGAAATTTGGTCATTAGTAATTTGCATTCTTCAATTGTAATTTTCAGGATCCGACTTTTCTTCTTCTAATGTCAATTCAAGAAAGcgttgaatttcattattttctaTGGTTGATCTTGAGGTCAACTAGTGCTCGGTAGGAGATTGGCTCTTAAGCTGCTAGGATTGACCCGTAGAAtggttaattttaattattttttatttaaaattattttagaatcgaCTCACGAAAGCATACTAGTCTTTTCCAATATGCCTAAGTCAACTAGTGTAGTTCTAGGGTTGACTCTATTTAAGCCTATGGTCATTTAGACACCGGTTCCTCCTCATGACTTGAGTCTTTTTCTCTGCATGAAAACTGTAAAAGTACTTGTTGAATTCTTTTAAACATTAGATTATTTTGAGATCATTTTAGCATTCTGTATGCATCCTTAAATATTCTAAAAATACATATTTTATAATCTTGTGCTCAAATATTTTacatatcaaaatcaaaacttTTGGATTAATGGCCATTATTAGTCCGAGCAGGAATTAAATAAAGAACAGACATGATCATAATTCAAGTCCACTAGTCAAAACCGTAGAAGGCATAAGGTGGACTCCCGTAAACAAAACATAAAACTAAGTTCGTTCCCAACACGCATGCCTTATTCTTCTAAAATCTCGAGTTGTAGTAAGACCAACCAACAGGAGCAGGACCGCTGCCAGATTATCAACTAAGACGATTTCTATTATTAATTAATTGGACGTCCTCTGAAAGGCCCACCTCCAATCCATGACCAAAGCCTAGACTGACACAAGGAGGAGGATCCGACGAGGAGCAGCACTGCCCGCCGCTGCCATGCTGGAGCTCCGAGCATGCGCGGCCTTGATGACGAGCTGGTTGGCGCGCATGGCCACGTCCGTCTTCAGCCTCTCAATTGACTTGTGCAGCCTTTCGAGCTCCCGCAGGCCGAGCTCCTCCATGTTCGCTTCCCACACGGCGACCTCCCCCGCCCGCTTCACCCTCCCGGCCTCCTCAAGCACCACCTTCTTCCTCCGGCCTCCAGCAAGGCCGCGAGATCCGTGTCCTGGCGGTTGAGCTCACGGACGACCATCATCTTGCGCGCCACCGGCATGCGGAGGGCGGTGGACGGCAGAGTCGTAGGTGAGGGGCTTTCAGAGAGGAAACGATCGATGATGCAGTCGATGGAGGGGTGGCTGAAGGAGAACGACTAGCTGATGGGGTAGGGCCGGCCTCGGGGCAGATCGAACTGGGTGACCGCCCCAAGCTCCAGACCCTGCATTGATGTTCCAATGAGATACGAAGATGGttttctataatattataacaaaaaaaataattaaatagattaatgatGAATTTTACATGCTGCTTAACGAacatatctataaaaaattattacatgtagattaatttttcaataataattaatgtttaaagtgtattaatttttaatagagaaggctcaatttttttatttggctcTAGATCTAAAAATATCAGGCGGCGGAGGAGAAGATGATGACGTCTATCTTGGTGTCACATAGTATATGGACAGCTCGTTAGCCTTCTTAAAGAGCCCGGTGCGGTACTTCGAGGAGCACATCTGATGGGCCTCACTTTCGATCCTCTTGATCCGCATATTCGGCTTTCGatagagaaaggaagaagagcaAGGAAGAGTGAGAACAAAGGAGGGAGACAGAGGGGAGAGAGGGAGCTCCTTTCGGAATTTTCATGTGCTGGTTTATGGTGGGATAGAGTTAGAGGGGATATCAAATTGCGTGGGCTTTCCTAAATTTACATGGTTAGTTAATTTATGAAATATATACCATGCAAGATTAATAATTTAGATGtaatatgtatatttttattataatatatatatattattgtggAGGTTACTTGCCGTCCGACCCGACTTTTCCTTCTCAAATTGCAATCACGATCCGACGAAATTACCTTGGACGCTAGGTGACCTCCGGATTGGAATTTATCAATCTCAAGGTCGGCATTCAACCATCGATGGAAAGTGAAGCCTAGCGATCTATACAAATGTTGATATACCCAACGTAAAGCCTTGGTTCGACCTTGATCTTGAGCCATTAGCTTGTTCGATCATGCGGGCGATTCTTGAAATCTCTCTACAATTTTTAGAACATATACATGATCTGTAATTAGCATCTACGACTAACAATCTGGATTTACAGATTAGTAGATCGATTCCCTATCTTAACGGCCTAACAGAATTCTTAGGTAAGCTTGACTTCAAAGAAGAAAAGCTTTGCTCTTATtctccttccttttctctttgCGATTGTTTCCTAAACTCTATCCGGCTTAGTCATCAAAGGATCCTCCGCtagacacccccccccccccccgacaAGTGGACGTTTTTTGCATGTCCATTAGCCATCGTGAACGCACCTCTTGAGGTGCCTGGTTGATCTCAAGACATCGCCCATCAGAGTTTTCATGTGTGGGTCAAGTTTAGCTTAGGATGAGCTTTAGGCATAACAAATCtttgtcctaatttttttttcttttgatgtttcttttctgttatttgtttcttttttttttttgatgtttgttTTGTATATTGAGTTATTAATATCGATCTACTTTGGATAGCATACTATTCTATATAATATTAGAGTGTTGGAGATTCTTATATTCATAGTAAGGCATGGTCGAAGGACTTCCAATAATTCATGATGGGTCGGCTCCTTATGACTTAGGGTTTATTTTACTTCagaactctaaaatatttattgtatTCTTTTCAACTAAAGCATTTTAAATAGATCTATTCTTCCTTTGATTAGACCATTTGGAGATTATTTTAGCCTCCTGTATGCATTTTTAAGTACTCTAAAAGTATACAACtaatttgtacttaaatattttatatcatcaaaagttcaaaatcaaatcttttgGATTAACAGCCATTATCAATCTGAGCAACAATACCCAAATGCAGTGGAACAATGAAATTTAATAAAGAACAAAGACGATCATCAATGGAACGATGTCCTTTTCAGTCCGGACGCGATCCATATCAAATTGTACCACATTGTGGTAAAACGTAGACAAGCAATAAGACCATGCAATCtactaccaaaaaaagaaaagaccaTGCAATCCATATTAAGCCTACTGGTCAGAACCCTAAAGACATAAAGTGGACTCCATAAACGAAACACAAAATTACGTTCGTTCCCAACGCCCATGCATCATTCTTCTAAAATAACGAGTTGTAGTAAGACCAGCCAACAGAAGCAGACCGCTACCAGATCATCAACCAAGAcgatttctattattatttaattggACGCAGGCAACTCGTGCCACTCTAAAAGGGCCCACGGCCATAACCAAAGAAAGTGGGAGGAGGAAGCGCCATGCTCCCCTCCACCCCACGACCAAAGCCTAGATTGACACcaaggggaggaggaggaacaAAACTACCTGCCGCTGCGACGCTGGAGCTGCGAGTATGCGCGGCCTCTATGACGAGCTGGTCGGCGCGCATCGCCACGTCCCTCCTCAGCCTCTCAAAGGACTTGTGCAGACTTTCGAGCTCCCCCAGGCTGAGTTCCTCAATGTTTGCGCCCCACAAGGCGGCCTCCCCAGCCTGCTTCACCCTCACGGCCTCCTCGAGCAccgctttcttcctcttctcggtCTCCAGCAAGGCCGTGAGCACCGTGTACTGTTGATTGAACTCGTGGACGACCATCATCTCGCGCGCCACCGGCATGCGGGGGTCGGCGGACGGCAGAGTCGTAGGGGAGGGGCTGCCAAAGAGGAAGCGGTCGATGATGGAGTCGACGGAGGGGTGGCCGAAGGAGAACGGCTTGCCTGCGGGGGAAAAGACGATGACACCGATCTCGGCGCCACACAAGATGGACAGCTCGTTGGCCTTCTTGAAGAGCCCGGCGCGGCGCTTCGAGAAGCACACCTGGCGGGCCTCCTCACTCTCAATCCTTTTGATGTCGATCTTCTGACGGCCCATGCTCGGCTTCCTCACCATATTGCACGCTGTGGTAAGACGAATAAGAGCgaaaagaagaagagaccaaGCAAGAGCTAAAAGAAAGGAGCGAAAGGAAGAAGAGAGTAAGGAAGAGCCAGGAGGGAAAGATCGGTGCTGCTTATGCCCTAACATGCTGGTTTATGGAGTGAGAGTTGGAGGGGATATCAAAGTTTCCTAAATTTACGTAGTTAATTGATTTACTGCAACGTATACCATATAAGGTTAGCGTTGATTTAGGTGGAATATATGTATTTATTATAATATGCGCTTGGTTAAGGAAAGCATGGATCGTGGGAATTAACTAAGGTAATAGATACTATATAAAATAGTTGGTCAAAGTGAAGGAGATTACTACGTTGAGTCAATGTGACGAAGCAGGAAGAGGAAAGAAATGTAATCATGCTCATTGCCGCAGCAGGGTTGTAAACAATTTTAGATCAAGTATAATTGCCTTGATAAGATAAGTATAATTACATGTGTTATTGTTAAAGTGTCGGAGTCGAACTCCAAAacatatttatttttgtttttatgtGCTGGTCTAATTTAACTTAGAATAAGCTTTAGGTATAACAAACTAAACctaatcataaattttttcttccaGCATCTCTTTCTCATTATTTGCTATGTTTTATATTTGTTCCGGATTCTAGATTGGCACAAACGATCTATTCTAGATAGCATGCCATTTTACAAGGTATCAGAGGGAGAATACAATGTAGCCAAATGATATATACAGTTTCAATCAGACTCATTCGAAGCATAATTTTTAGagcaataatttaattattgataatttctaTGTTTATAGCTAGATGTGATAGTAGAGCTTTTAGTAATTCGTTGTGCGGTGGTATAAGTTTATGAACTCATATTTCGGATGTAGAGGTGCGCTAGTAGCATGCAGCATGGGATGGCGAATGGACCAAAGCTGGTGCTAGGGGGGGCTAAGGAACAAGAGCATAGAAGCAAGGCACCACCGCCGCCTACCTGTTTCTTTTCGGCGTCATTGGAGTTTGCATTAATGCAATGGAGTCCCTGATGGATGCATTGGTGTTTCACTACCCATACCATATCAAGATTCACtatgaatataaaatttaaatcagaAAAGATATATATCTAGCTAACATAAAAAAGACATCACACGACATTTTATCGGAATGCTGTTGCTATACAATCAGTATCAGCAATATCCTCTCTCCTAATTGCAAATTAATAAATTGTTAGTCTGCACTTAAAAGTAAAAATTAAGAAAGATAAGAAGCAGAATTACTATcgttttttataattttcaattgtGAATCTAGCTTAGGACCAATAACACTTTTAACACAGCCATGATACCCCTTTATGGttccaaatctaattttaataCATTTATCCACTAACAAATCATATCCTCTCCAACCTCTGCCTCATCCTCCAATTGCATCAGATTAATATATGAGGTTTTATTATAAAACTTCACTCAATAATAGGAGCATATCATTTGAACAATTCAACAACAAATGGCAAAGAATTATGAAAAGATAGTTGTAGCAAGACATCAAATAGTACAATCATATAGTCTATAGGAGGTCCTCTGGGAGGCAGTCCTTTTGGGGATTGAAAAAACTAGGATGATCTCAAACTACCAAATCTCATGTCAAAAGGATCTTGACCCTACAGCAATCATCAATGCATTAGACATGATATGAACTAGTAAGATCTACCTACAAAAACTAACATATTAGATCTCAAAACATAAGACATGATAACAAGTAGGAGCACAAAAAATATACATTTCTATCATGATCTCCTTATTATGTACATGTACGGCAAGACGTTGCTTCCCTGATTGCGGAAAAGGTAGTAGAACCGGGAAGTAAATCAAACCTTGCAACATCCCTCAATAACCCTCGCAGCATCCTTAACTGATACTATATATCATTTGACCGATCTTTGGCTTTAGCTCACTTTTCAATcttgctttttatttttctcgaTTTAACAAGCATAACCTCATGTTTATCCAATATTTTCAGAACCGGATCGGACAttggattggaatgaaaaaagggTTAGGGGTCAACCGAGTCAATCGATTGGTCCGGTCAATTGACCCGTGACATCAGCATGACATAATTATGatgtaataaatatattttattcttcaaaaatataaaaaaaatattaaaaataacaaaaaatctctaaaaaatagactaataatttgataaaattatgcatgatatatatctaaaatttttatctatttttaattttaaaaaaatatttaaaaatttagaaatcAATATTTCTTCATAAACTTCAATGAAAAGAAGCACCATGAATGGTAGCAATAAACATTCTACATAAGAAACAACACAAATAAAGTTCTACACAAGAAACAACATAGATAAAAGAACATACAAATTTGTTCAATGAGATTGTTTCACaatcaaatttaatataatatttctaGTCATCTCTCAATCTATATTCAATTATACATCATCATTGTCTTCACCATGATCACTATTATCTCCCTTACTAGAGAATACTATATCAACACCTTTATCCAACAATATcatatcatcatcatcttctttgtctataacaacaacaaaaaaaaaagaaagaaaaaagcacTCATCATAAGATGTTTCAAATAAAAGCTTAGATATATACCCAaacaaattctaaaaaaataaatatttttacacTTACCTTTGGGAGCATTAGAACTTGATTCTTCATTAGTTTTTAGTAGCTCTTCTTCTAGAATGCTCTCTAACTCAtcataatcaagctctcttttaGGATCTTCTTCCACAATCCAAAATTCTGTTTTATCAATTGATTCATAATCGATTGGATCATTAGGCCTCTTATCCATTTTAAGCCTAcacattaaaatatcaaaaatattttaaaaaaaatctcattatCAAGTCTTGTAAATATAtagtattgaaaaatatatcctaaaatcaatcatctaggctgtagatgattatgctccatatatatatataaattataaaatgataaatattatctagtaGATTCATCATGAGAAATATATCTtcttaaatagaactcatatgttatgatgaaatccttagagctacttctaaaatggtaaaggaggatttatcatgtgattcttaaattctgctcgtgatcaaataatacaattgttataaggatgataatgtattgagtgtaggtcattgtgtgccatattagttggttattctcttaatcaagatgtgtggtgatacggatatggcatatggatgaaatataggagtacgtttcactgagcgtgaccaactctggagtactttactgtcaagagttactctgatgggatatgggtataagtttttctttgacctgaggttgcttcggtgacttgcaagtaactcactgtactttggtaccggactatctgaatttttaattcgatgatgaaagatttctggatacaatcaagtacttgtgaagtctgagtgtgagtcaaaataggattgatcactccaaataaaattagagatgatgcatcactgtgttttaattcagtaaaattttgggcaaagtagtcctaatgaggagtgacatgatttttgaggttgagacatgaTGTAGACTACTCattttgggttgacagtttaacccttaatcatccttgagcatcgaaagtcaaaggaataaattatatgataactatatatacataggttctagagtgttgctggacatatattcggcctatccggatattagatctcattactagatggttacatcaattggtacaaaaattattcttgtgcttttgtcttagattcaaacctatgagatcatacacatagaagtacctatctgatcaaatgactgattgacgattataaatcattgaagggtttaattatcaatgtgattgataattaatcctgtgcaaaagttacaataaattattcactaatggttagtaaattagaagaaaaattaattaacaatttgattgttattggcttaatttgattgagcaatggagattagatcaaatctaattgaattggattcagtttggtttGCTTTGATGCAGTCCTAGTGGATAATAGgatttgttccaattgatcttaaagatgcaaatcaaatttaattaataaaaattaatttaatttaatttagatttgattggatcaaatcttattggataatagacttgattggatcaagccctattgattatgatatgatcttatatccaagaatcaatctctagatTGATGGggtcttaatctaactaattctctcaTTAGATTGGGGTCTAATTAGTTTTATAATtgagctaggacctaattagttagtttgttataactaattcttaagttagttaggattggatccaagaattagttagagttgcagcaagattcatgagtcctatttgaaataggacttaaccaact
Above is a genomic segment from Elaeis guineensis isolate ETL-2024a chromosome 1, EG11, whole genome shotgun sequence containing:
- the LOC105036033 gene encoding agamous-like MADS-box protein AGL62: MVRKPSMGRQKIDIKRIESEEARQVCFSKRRAGLFKKANELSILCGAEIGVIVFSPAGKPFSFGHPSVDSIIDRFLFGSPSPTTLPSADPRMPVAREMMVVHEFNQQYTVLTALLETEKRKKAVLEEAVRVKQAGEAALWGANIEELSLGELESLHKSFERLRRDVAMRADQLVIEAAHTRSSSVAAAGSFVPPPPLGVNLGFGRGVEGSMALPPPTFFGYGRGPF